AACACTTGTTTCTCCGAGTACTTGTAGACCTCCACCATCAGTAACACCTGCAATCGATCAATATAGCTGCTGAACACTGCGCCTGGCCGTCCTGCTGGAGCAGTGCTCTTTATATCCCAGTTGCCACGCCCGATAAGCACGGCCCTAGTGGACGACCGGGTAACGAGACACTGCTCTAACGCCGTCAAATCCATCAGGAGGGCCTCTGAATGgtggctgctgctgcctGATACTGTGCCGAGAGCCTGGGATTCTGGCGAGACCTTAACCATGTCGCTGGGACCTCTGGCTGTCTCTGTAGCGCGGGCTCTTCAGAAAGCGAGCTGCCGCGGGCTCAGACATCTGTTCTCCCGAGCACTTGCCATTCGTCGACGGGGCCCTCGCACTTGACCACCTTGAAAGTGCCCGGCAGACTCCACGAGCAAGTCGGCGTGGTGGAAAGCTGCCAGGCGAGCTGGCGGTCGCCGCCCGTCGCGGGCAGGCTGCGCAATTGGACATCCAGGGCGTCTTCTATCCTCTGCTGTATAATCCGCAGGAACGCCTGGCTGATGGGGTAGGTCTCGGAGTACAGCAGCGAGAGATGCGGGCGAAACTCGTCTCGAGCCCACGTCGCCGCCCTCTGGCTCCGGGATGTGTCGTCTATCTCGACGTAAAGTTCTCTCATGATCTGGGCAATGCTGATCAGGTATCTGTTTTCGTGACACTCAAGGACCAccttgtcgaagaacttctTTCCCACGCTGCAGCGCTTGAATGAGACCAGCTGTCCGCCGCTGCTTGCAGACCCGAGTAGCGGCTTGATCGACTGCACCGCAGCGACGCAGGAGGTCAGAATCTTGTTCACGTCATCCGGGTCGTTGCACACCAGGTTATTCGTGATCGTGATGTGTGGCTCGAACCTTGGCGAGCTGGGGAATATGCTTTGGAGGGACTCGATCAACAGCTCGAGAATCTCATACGCAGCAGAACCCTGCTGCGGGCAGTACCAGAGTGCAATCGTCATTAGACAACCAATTAGAAGCTATTCGGACAGCCAAATGGTTTACCTGTGCTTCCGCTGTCGAGGTTCTTGTCCCAAGTCTTTACGCCTTAGAATGGCTAGACGGCAGCTCTTAGTCTAAGCGGAAGGCGCCGCGCAAGTACACAGAAAGCAACCAACACTCGGCCGGCGAGCCCTGATCTGGGTAGCAGTCGGCCAGAAGCAGGCCAGAGTGCTACCAATTGCTGCTAGTGGCATTATTTGATGTCCACGCCCAGACACCACACCAATAGCGATGCTCCTTCAAGGTTACCACGCTTTTAGCTGGCAGTTGATCGACAGGCGATGATTAGCTAGCTCATCGAACAAGAATAAGCAGCCAGGGGCGCTTGAGATATCGCTAGATGCCTGTTTGTCGGTCCTGTAGGGGGACAGAGTTTGAGAGAGACCTTTCGAACGCGAATAATGACCTTGTGTGTAAGAACTGTGGTGTTGTCTCGGAGGATAATCCGATCGTGTCGGAAGTGACGTTTGGCGAAACGAGTGCCGGTGCTGCGGTCGTCCAGGGGTCTTTCATCGGTGCCGGTCAAAGTCATGCGTCTTTTGGGTCGCATGGTGGCTCGAGTGCGCTGGAGTCCCGCGAAGCTACGCTGAACAATGCTCGAAGGAAGCTTCGTGCTGTCTCCCATGCGTTGAACATTCCGGAGTATATCATGGAGGCCGCATACCAGTGGTACAAGCTTGCCCTGGCGAACAATTTTGTCCAGGGACGACGTTCTCAGAATGTGATCGCATCTTGCCTGTACGTGGCATGCCGTAAAGAAAAGACCCATCACATGTTGATCGACTTCTCCTCCAGATTGCAAGTTGGTGTTTATTCTATTGGTGCTACATTCCTGAAAATGGTGAAGGCGCTGCATATCACTAAACTGCCTCTAGCGGATCCTTCACTGTTTATTCAGCACTTTGCCGAGAAACTAGACCTTGGAGATAAGAAAATCAAGGTTGTGAAGGATGCAGTCAAGCTTGCCCAGAGGATGTCGCGCGACTGGATGTACGAAGGTCGTAGACCAGCAGGGATTGCCGGAGCCTGTATTTTATTGGCTTGCAGGATGAACAACTTGAGAAGAACACATTCGGAGATCGTGGCCGTGTCCCATGTGGCTGAAGAGACGCTCCAACAACGTTTGAACGAGTTCAAGAACACTAAAGCTGGGAAGCTTTCCATCAAAGAATTCAGGAATGATGAGTCAACGGAGCCTGGAGCTCATCCCCCCTCGTTTGCAAAAAATAGGATCAAAGAGACAAAgttgaagaggaagctgGACCGGATGGAGATGAATGAGACAAGCGAAGAAGCTCTAAACCGAAATCCCATCTTAACGCAGATTCTTGGTGAGCAAGAACTCTCCTCGCGTGAAATCTTGTATTACCTAAAGCAGTTTTCGCAAAGACGAGAGCAGGAAATCAAGAATATGAAAGCGACACATGGGATCGATGATTTACACGTTTACCGGACTGAATCACAGGACGACGAGCCTGCCGATGATCAGAAAGACACTAACGGGGATGGCAAATTTCAAGATAGCATAGACGGCTACACCCTGGAAACAGATCCGTATAGACCACGTAACTTGCATCTGCTTCCCACCACCAAATCACTGCTGTCAAAGGTGCCGGACGATCCAGACAACTTGGAAGATGTggacgacgaggagctgGATGCACAACTCCTGGACGACGAGGCGtcgaagttgaaggaaaGGATATGGATTGGGATAAACGGTGAGTATCTGCTCGAGCAGGAAAGCAAGCGTTTAAAGCAGGAAGCGGATGTGGCCGCTGGAAACACCTCTGGTAAGAGAAGACGCACCAAAAGACGCAAGAAAACGTCTGCGGAGATCGATGCTGCCGCAGCGGCTGGCATGATGTCAGACTTAAAGGACGAATCCGGTTTGAAAGCTGCCTTGAAAGCTGCCGAGGAGAGCGGTGATTTCACTGCAGCGGACAGCGTCAAAAACATGCTACAAAAAGCTagtttctcgaagaaaatcaaCTACGACGCTGTCGATGGTCTGTTCAAGTAACTGGCAAGAGACACACTGGGATACCGCTCATAAGAGCATCGCAACGGGGAGTTCTTGTATTATTCTTATATACTGAAGCTTGGTATTATCACGATTGACGAGCAGATTGATAAATTTTCATCTCacagctcatctcatctcatctcatcgcatctcatcgcacTACTATGCTAGATAAGGTTCTGTAAAGGTTATCTTGATCGAGttgcttcatcaatagcTTCCTGGTGGCACGTCTGACAAATGGCAAAACGTGGGAGGGCTGCTATTTTGCCGACTAATATTATTCTGCTGCAAAATTTGGTGAAGCGTGATCCGGAATCATACCATGAAGAGTTCCTACAGCAATATGCCCATTACGAGTCATTGAGAGATATCTTTATGCTGCAAGGTTTGACAGGTTCGGAGAATATCGGAGTCTCTGGTGAAACAGGTTCTTCTGGTTCTTCAGGTACCACAAGTACAACCgagcagcttcttgagctAATCGGCTTTGTTTCGCAAGTCTGTTCATGTTTTCCCAAGGAGACCGCAAACTTTCCTGACGAGCTGAAGCAATTGGTTCTTGAGCATCACAAATCACTGCCGTTTGCATtaaaggaaaagatcatcGCATCACTGACGatgctgagaaacaaaGGTGTGATCACAGCTGAACAATTTATTCAGACATTGTTCCCTCTGCTGATTGCTTACTCGTCTCAAGGCAATGCCTTAACAGTAAATTCCCATGCGCGTGAACTGAGACAACTGATATACAAGAATCTGATTTCCTTGCTGAAGAGCTGTAACACAGGATCGAAAAACCAGAAGCTGAACAGATCTACCCAGGCTGTCTGCTTTAACTTGCTCGACCAGCCCGACTCTCAAGGTATTTGGGCTTCCAAGCTGACGAGAGAGCTGTGGAGGCGAGGCATTTGGGATGATTCCAGAACTGTTGAGATCATGACCCAGGCGACACTACACAGTGACGTGAAGATCGCCATCTCAGGAGTCATGTTCTTTCTAGACGCAGATAGAGAACGTGAGGCCAATTTCGAGGAAGATTCTGACGACGAAGGAGGATTCGATCTGGATGCAGTTAAACATAAGATGCAGGTTAATAAGAAAACCGGTAGACGTAATAAAAAATTAGAGAATGCTATCAAGACttacaagaagaaaaaaagcGGTTCCGGACAGCCCAGCGGCTATCTGAATTTCAGTGCAATCCATCTTTTGCGAGATCCACAGGGATTCGCtgagaagcttttcaaCCAGCATTTATCTGGGAAGAGTAATACGAAGTTTGACCTTGATCAGAAGATCTCGCTGATGCAGCTGATCTCCAGAATGGTTGGTACGCACAAATTGATGATTCTGGGGCTATACACTTTCTTCCTGAAGTATCTAACTCCGAAGCAAAGAGATGTGACAAAGATAATGTCGGCGTGTGCCCAAGCATGTCACGAATTGGTGCCACCAGAGAACTTACAAGTACTTGTCCGCAAGATCGCAGACGAATTCGTGTCAGACGGTGTCGCCTCCGAGGTGGCGGCGGCTGGTTTGAAcaccatcaaagaaatatGTTCTCGTGCACCTCTGGCGATCGACGAAACCTTGCTGCAGGATCTAGTGGAGTACAGGAGCTCCAAGGCGAAGGGTGTCAACATGGCGGCCAAATCGCTGGTGACCCTGTACCGTGAGGTTGCGCCagagatgttgaagaagaaggaccGTGGTAAGGTTGCCTCTATGGAATTGCAGGAAGCCAGACGTGAAGGCCAGGACatcaagcagaagagaCCGCAATTTGGTGTCGAAACTGACCAAGTCGAGGGCATTGCTGGTATTGAACTGCTTGCCAAATGGAAACAAGAGAACGGGGACGgcgacgaggacgaggaagcCAATTGGGAAGTCGACGAGGAAGCCGCCAGTGAGGACGATGTGGACGGTGAGTGGGTCACCATTGAAAGCGATAAAGAGTACGATGTCGAGATgagcgacagcgacgacAAGGACTCTGATCTGGAACTCAGcgaagacgaagacggCGACGCCGGCAAGAAGCCTGCAAAGATCGAGCCAGAGGAGGCATTTCGCGACCTTGCATCTACCAGAGTGCTCACCCCAGCTGATTTCGCAAAGCTGAATGAACTGCgcgctgaagaaggtgtcTCCAAGCTAATGGGCTTcccaaacaagaagaacgaagaGCTCGTCGACTCCGAGACCCTGGTCGGCCCCGTCAAGTACAAGCAGACCCGTGAAGAGAGgatccagaagatcatGGAGGGCCGCGAAGGCCGTGACAAGTTTGGCAGTCGACGCGGCAAGCGGGACAAGGCTCACTCGACCACCAACAGAGAAAAggccagaaagaagaattttgTCATGATGATCCACAAGCGCTCAGTACAGGgcaagcagaagatgtcGCTGCGAGATAAGCAGAAGGTTCTCCGTGCTCACATCAcaaagcaaaagaagaagggaTTCTAGTAGAAGTTACAATTAGACAAACCCATGTACATTAGTTCTTAGAATCGGTACGACTATGGCGAtatttagccgccgaagtCGGTGTCGCGGTTATCCGCACTGTCCGAAAGTGTCCGGTGCTTTTTCGGACAAGCGGATTTCCCGGGGAAGCAACCAGAAGCAGTATAAATACGAGCGAAAAGAGAGTTCGGTTCTGGTGTCGTCGACAACACGAAGCAGAACagaagccattgagcttTCCTGAGTCGTTTTTGAGATGTTAGGAGCCGCTTTTCGTCAACGTGCCGGTGTGAGAGTCGCCCAACAGGTGAGACAATTGTCAATTCATGAGTTTCGGTCAGCTGAGTTGTTGAGGCAGTACGGCGTTGGCACGCCTCGAGGCCAAGCGGCTACATCCGCAGATGAGGCGTTCGAAGTTGCTAAGAAGCTGAACACGGATAGATTGGTGGTGAAGGCGCAGGCACTTACCGGTGGTAGAGGCAAGGGGCACTTCGACACTGGATTCAAGAGCGGAGTGCATATGTGTGGCAGCCCGGAGGAAGCGCGCGAGCTTGCTGGCCAGATGTTGCAGCACAAGCTGATCACCAAGCAGAGCGGACCCCGTGGTAAGCTAGTGAGCGCCGTGTATCTGGTGGAGCGAGTCGACGCGAAGCACGAGGCGTACCTGTCGATCCTGTTGGACCGGAAAACCAAGAAGCCGCTGATTATCTGCTCGAGCGAAGGTGGTATGAACATCGAGGAGGTTGCTGAGAAGAACCCGGACGCGATCAAAAAGTTCTACATCACGCCTTCCGAGGGGATCACGGACGAGACCTGCCAAGCCGTCAGCGAGAACCTCGGATTCAGCAAGGAAGCGCAGCCGGAGGCCGCGCAAGCGGTCAGGAAACTGTACCAGATCTTCACCGAGCGCGACGCGACGCAGATCGAGATCAACCCGTTCAGCGAAGTCGCCAACAGCGAGCGCAAAGTGATGTGCATGGACGCCAAGTTCGGCTTTGACGACAACGCGTCGTTCAAGCAGAAGGACGTTTGGGCTTGGAGAGATCTCTCGCAGGAGGACCCCGACGAAGTGGTCGCCAAGCAGTACGACCTGAACTTTGTCAAGTTGCAAGGTAACATCGGATGTCTGGTCAACGGCGCCGGGCTCGCCATGGCGACGATGGACGTGATCAAGCTGTACGGCGGAGACCCAGCCAACTTCCTCGACTGCGGCGGCGGCGCCACGCCTGAGacgatcaagaaggcgTTCGAGCTGATCCTCTCGAACAAGAAGGTCGACGCCATATTCGTGAACATCTTTGGCGGCATCGTCCGCTGCGACTACGTTGCCGAGGGTCTCGTCAACGCGGCCAAGGAGCTCGGCGTCACCGTGCCCATCGTCGCCCGTCTGCAGGGCACCAAGCTCGAGGAGGGCCAGCAGATCATCCGCGACAGCGGtctcaagatcttctcgtTCGACGAGCTCGACCCGGCCGCGCAGAAGGCCGTCCAGCTTGCCAACGAACACCACTCTTCCGCAAAGAAATGATCATTGATTACGTGTCTAAAAGTACATATCCCTGTCTTAATGCTTATATTCGTTTGCATTACCAGAATGCAAAAccagcttcttgttctcaCACTGCTGCGGCTGCCCGGCGCCCTGCTCCCCGTTGAAGATATACCTGACCACCTGTCCCGCAGAGTCCCCGCTGCGTATCCTGTAGTTGACGATCCGCGAGATGTGGTACCCGGCCGTACATCCGAGAAAGAAGTTCACCGACGCTAGCAGGTAGTTCTTGGGCTTGATCACAAACGACCACCGCGTCCATATCAACGCCGTGGCGAGAAGCGACAAATTCTGCGGTCCAGACACTTTCTCCACGGGACGATGGATATCGCTCAATCCAGCGATCACAAGCCCCCATTTCAACGTCGGAGCCCAGAAATGTACCGTTCTCGGACCCGTTTCACTATTCCAAAACCTCCTAAAAGCAATATTAAGAGCTGACATCGTATATACCCTGTTCACTTTCCGCTTCGTTCCACAATCTTGGCGTTCCGTTGATCCTTATATCCTTACTATCGAGACACAACCGACTGATCTTACTCCCGCCGCTCTCCCTAGGTGACCGCGACCCTTCTTTGTGCTCGAAGCCTTATATACACTGCCTCTTGCTTGGCCGCCGCCTGGTGGGTCATTTGTTGCTGGAGGAAATCAGTCATGCGATCGGGGAAGAAGAAACGAGCGCGAGAGCGCGACCGGCCTTCCGGGCCGTGCAAGGTGACGTGGTTTCTCTCGTGTCCGAGAGGACCGCTGAATGTCCGGCGGGTAGACGGTGCGTGGGTGTTGGGAATTTTGGCCGTGCGAAGCGATGCGATCTTGCGAGCTCTGGGGTGTGTCTACATTAATAGGAGTACTGGTGGTGCTTTACGGGGACATCAACGGCGGATGAGCAGCGCAGAGAGCAGCTATGACGACGTATATGAAGCTGGTGAAGGGCGCGaccaagatcaagatgGCGCCGCCCAAGCAGAAGTACATCGAGCCGATCATATTGGGCACGGCAGACCCTGGGGAGTTCCGCGAGGTGGTGCGGGCACTCGAGACGAGGATCTCGGACACCGCCTGGACGGTGGTGTACAAGACGCTGATCGTGGTGCACCTGATGATACGGGAGGGCGACCGGAACGTGGCGATCCGGTATTTTTCAACACATCTTTCGTTCTTTGAGCTGAGCGAGATCGAGCGGGCGGGCCGATGGGCGTCCGCGGACTTGCGAGCGCTGGAGCGGTACGACAGGTACCTGCTGACGCGATGCGAGGAGTTCGAGGCGACCGGGGTCGACTACGTGCGGGAGGGATACTCGGGCCTGAAGTCGGTGGCCGGGTCGGGCGGCGTGCGGCGCGCGCTCGATCACGTGGGGTCGCTGGAAACGCAGATTCAGGCCCTGATCAGGAACCGGTACTCGCAGGCGGACCTGTCGaacgagctgctgctgtgcgGGTTCCGGCTGCTGGTGCAGGATCTGCTGTCGCTGTACAAGTGTCTGAACGAGGGGATCATCACGCTGCTCGAGGCGTTCTTCGAGCTTACGCGGGCGGACGCGCAGCGAACGCTCGAGCTGTACAAGGCGTTTGTCGGGCTCACGGACGACGTGGTCAAGTACCTCAAGTCGGGCAAGGCGGTCGGCATGAAG
Above is a genomic segment from Torulaspora globosa chromosome 1, complete sequence containing:
- the CPD1 gene encoding 2',3'-cyclic-nucleotide 3'-phosphodiesterase (ancestral locus Anc_5.79); the encoded protein is MTIALWYCPQQGSAAYEILELLIESLQSIFPSSPRFEPHITITNNLVCNDPDDVNKILTSCVAAVQSIKPLLGSASSGGQLVSFKRCSVGKKFFDKVVLECHENRYLISIAQIMRELYVEIDDTSRSQRAATWARDEFRPHLSLLYSETYPISQAFLRIIQQRIEDALDVQLRSLPATGGDRQLAWQLSTTPTCSWSLPGTFKVVKCEGPVDEWQVLGRTDV
- the BRF1 gene encoding transcription factor TFIIIB subunit BRF1 (ancestral locus Anc_5.80) translates to MPVCRSCRGTEFERDLSNANNDLVCKNCGVVSEDNPIVSEVTFGETSAGAAVVQGSFIGAGQSHASFGSHGGSSALESREATLNNARRKLRAVSHALNIPEYIMEAAYQWYKLALANNFVQGRRSQNVIASCLYVACRKEKTHHMLIDFSSRLQVGVYSIGATFLKMVKALHITKLPLADPSLFIQHFAEKLDLGDKKIKVVKDAVKLAQRMSRDWMYEGRRPAGIAGACILLACRMNNLRRTHSEIVAVSHVAEETLQQRLNEFKNTKAGKLSIKEFRNDESTEPGAHPPSFAKNRIKETKLKRKLDRMEMNETSEEALNRNPILTQILGEQELSSREILYYLKQFSQRREQEIKNMKATHGIDDLHVYRTESQDDEPADDQKDTNGDGKFQDSIDGYTLETDPYRPRNLHLLPTTKSLLSKVPDDPDNLEDVDDEELDAQLLDDEASKLKERIWIGINGEYLLEQESKRLKQEADVAAGNTSGKRRRTKRRKKTSAEIDAAAAAGMMSDLKDESGLKAALKAAEESGDFTAADSVKNMLQKASFSKKINYDAVDGLFK
- the SDA1 gene encoding Sda1p (ancestral locus Anc_5.81), translating into MAKRGRAAILPTNIILLQNLVKRDPESYHEEFLQQYAHYESLRDIFMLQGLTGSENIGVSGETGSSGSSGTTSTTEQLLELIGFVSQVCSCFPKETANFPDELKQLVLEHHKSLPFALKEKIIASLTMLRNKGVITAEQFIQTLFPLLIAYSSQGNALTVNSHARELRQLIYKNLISLLKSCNTGSKNQKLNRSTQAVCFNLLDQPDSQGIWASKLTRELWRRGIWDDSRTVEIMTQATLHSDVKIAISGVMFFLDADREREANFEEDSDDEGGFDLDAVKHKMQVNKKTGRRNKKLENAIKTYKKKKSGSGQPSGYLNFSAIHLLRDPQGFAEKLFNQHLSGKSNTKFDLDQKISLMQLISRMVGTHKLMILGLYTFFLKYLTPKQRDVTKIMSACAQACHELVPPENLQVLVRKIADEFVSDGVASEVAAAGLNTIKEICSRAPLAIDETLLQDLVEYRSSKAKGVNMAAKSLVTLYREVAPEMLKKKDRGKVASMELQEARREGQDIKQKRPQFGVETDQVEGIAGIELLAKWKQENGDGDEDEEANWEVDEEAASEDDVDGEWVTIESDKEYDVEMSDSDDKDSDLELSEDEDGDAGKKPAKIEPEEAFRDLASTRVLTPADFAKLNELRAEEGVSKLMGFPNKKNEELVDSETLVGPVKYKQTREERIQKIMEGREGRDKFGSRRGKRDKAHSTTNREKARKKNFVMMIHKRSVQGKQKMSLRDKQKVLRAHITKQKKKGF
- the LSC2 gene encoding succinate--CoA ligase (GDP-forming) subunit beta (ancestral locus Anc_5.82) yields the protein MLGAAFRQRAGVRVAQQVRQLSIHEFRSAELLRQYGVGTPRGQAATSADEAFEVAKKLNTDRLVVKAQALTGGRGKGHFDTGFKSGVHMCGSPEEARELAGQMLQHKLITKQSGPRGKLVSAVYLVERVDAKHEAYLSILLDRKTKKPLIICSSEGGMNIEEVAEKNPDAIKKFYITPSEGITDETCQAVSENLGFSKEAQPEAAQAVRKLYQIFTERDATQIEINPFSEVANSERKVMCMDAKFGFDDNASFKQKDVWAWRDLSQEDPDEVVAKQYDLNFVKLQGNIGCLVNGAGLAMATMDVIKLYGGDPANFLDCGGGATPETIKKAFELILSNKKVDAIFVNIFGGIVRCDYVAEGLVNAAKELGVTVPIVARLQGTKLEEGQQIIRDSGLKIFSFDELDPAAQKAVQLANEHHSSAKK
- the MPC3 gene encoding mitochondrial pyruvate carrier (ancestral locus Anc_5.83), with product MSALNIAFRRFWNSETGPRTVHFWAPTLKWGLVIAGLSDIHRPVEKVSGPQNLSLLATALIWTRWSFVIKPKNYLLASVNFFLGCTAGYHISRIVNYRIRSGDSAGQVVRYIFNGEQGAGQPQQCENKKLVLHSGNANEYKH